One genomic segment of Ferrimonas sp. YFM includes these proteins:
- the prc gene encoding carboxy terminal-processing peptidase yields MTTLATLFAGALFSVQALALSPVISEEEIPVLSQEAQHKVASKRITNLFTRSHYRKFAMDQAFSGEIFDRYLEQLDYNKSIFTQADVDGFRKYRNTFGSLIAKGEMKDAYAIYQQALDKRYQRFSYALKLLETPFDFTKEGDKYYFDREESPWASNEAQLDELWRQRVKNDALNLKMTGKEWPEIKEMLGKRYNNALKRLSQTHSEDVFQNVMGAFAYTIEPHTSYLSPRNADRFQTEMNLSLEGIGAVLQVEDDYTTIRSLVPGGPADKSGGVKPEDRIISVGQEGEKPVDVIGWRLDDVVDLIKGPKGTKVTLEILPKKGGNNAKPKSVVIVRDKVKLEDRAVKSEVYVPDEGPNQGRRIGVIEIPSFYVNISQDVSKELEKLEQDNVEAILIDLRNNGGGSLSEATLLTGLFISQGPVVQIRDQRGRININRDSDGRISYDGPLTVLVNRYSASASEIFAAAMQDYGRAMVIGEPTFGKGTVQQHRSLGKSYDLFEKPMGHVQYTIARFYRINGGSTQIKGVTPDIEFPSFFEPGEYGESQEDNALPWDTVPKASYQSLNLVPQTMVSSLNDNFVKRTESNPEFGYLAEDIATYRVEKDKGYVSLVLAERKAKEQEEDDQSLARINERRARNGEEPIKSLDDEPETDSDEQDNDYLLAESANITLDMVDWTRLAKQK; encoded by the coding sequence ATGACAACATTGGCCACCTTGTTCGCTGGCGCGCTGTTCAGTGTCCAGGCCCTGGCCCTCTCACCGGTCATCTCTGAGGAGGAGATCCCCGTCCTTAGCCAGGAGGCGCAACATAAGGTCGCCAGCAAACGGATCACCAATCTGTTTACTCGTTCCCATTACCGTAAGTTCGCCATGGACCAGGCGTTCTCCGGTGAGATCTTTGATCGTTACCTGGAGCAGCTCGATTACAACAAGAGCATCTTTACCCAGGCCGACGTGGATGGCTTCCGCAAGTACCGCAACACCTTTGGCAGCCTGATTGCCAAGGGTGAGATGAAGGACGCCTACGCCATCTATCAGCAGGCGCTGGATAAGCGTTACCAGAGATTCAGCTACGCCCTGAAGCTTCTGGAAACCCCCTTTGATTTCACCAAAGAGGGCGATAAGTACTACTTCGACCGTGAAGAGTCTCCCTGGGCCTCCAACGAAGCTCAGCTGGATGAACTCTGGCGTCAGCGTGTCAAGAATGACGCCCTGAACCTGAAGATGACCGGCAAAGAGTGGCCCGAGATCAAAGAGATGCTCGGCAAGCGTTACAACAACGCCCTCAAGCGCCTGAGTCAGACCCACAGCGAAGATGTGTTCCAGAACGTGATGGGCGCCTTTGCCTACACCATTGAGCCTCACACCAGTTATCTTTCTCCCCGCAATGCGGATCGCTTCCAGACCGAGATGAACCTCTCTCTGGAAGGCATCGGTGCCGTGCTGCAGGTGGAGGATGACTACACCACCATCCGTTCCCTGGTGCCCGGTGGCCCGGCGGACAAGAGCGGTGGCGTCAAACCCGAGGACCGCATCATCAGTGTGGGCCAGGAGGGTGAGAAGCCGGTGGACGTGATCGGCTGGCGTCTGGACGACGTGGTTGACCTGATCAAGGGACCCAAGGGCACCAAGGTGACCCTGGAGATCCTGCCGAAGAAGGGCGGTAACAACGCCAAGCCCAAGTCTGTGGTGATCGTCCGCGACAAGGTGAAACTTGAAGATCGCGCGGTGAAGTCCGAAGTGTACGTCCCCGATGAGGGTCCGAACCAGGGACGCCGCATCGGTGTTATCGAGATCCCCAGTTTCTACGTGAACATCAGCCAGGATGTGTCCAAGGAGCTGGAGAAGCTGGAACAGGACAACGTCGAAGCGATTCTTATCGACCTGCGTAACAACGGCGGTGGTTCTCTGTCTGAAGCGACTCTGCTGACCGGTCTGTTTATCTCTCAGGGCCCGGTGGTGCAGATTCGCGATCAGCGCGGTCGCATCAACATCAACCGTGACAGTGACGGTCGCATCAGTTACGACGGTCCGCTGACCGTGCTGGTGAACCGTTACAGTGCGTCAGCCTCCGAGATCTTCGCCGCGGCGATGCAGGATTATGGCCGCGCCATGGTGATTGGTGAGCCCACCTTCGGTAAAGGTACGGTTCAGCAGCACCGCAGCCTGGGCAAGTCATACGATCTGTTTGAAAAGCCCATGGGCCACGTGCAGTACACCATTGCCCGCTTCTATCGCATCAATGGTGGCAGCACTCAGATCAAGGGGGTAACCCCGGACATCGAGTTCCCCAGCTTCTTCGAACCTGGTGAGTACGGTGAGTCCCAGGAGGACAATGCGTTGCCGTGGGACACCGTGCCCAAGGCCAGCTATCAGTCCCTGAATCTGGTGCCCCAGACCATGGTGTCCAGCCTCAACGACAACTTCGTGAAGCGCACCGAGTCCAACCCCGAGTTCGGTTACCTGGCCGAGGACATCGCCACCTACCGGGTGGAGAAGGACAAAGGCTACGTGTCTCTGGTGCTTGCCGAGCGCAAAGCCAAGGAGCAGGAAGAGGACGACCAGTCCCTGGCGCGCATCAATGAGCGTCGTGCCCGCAATGGTGAAGAGCCGATCAAGTCTCTGGACGACGAGCCTGAAACAGACAGTGATGAGCAGGACAACGATTACCTGCTGGCGGAGTCCGCCAACATCACCCTGGATATGGTCGACTGGACCCGACTCGCCAAACAGAAGTGA
- a CDS encoding sodium-dependent transporter translates to MSEYHGRWSNRFTYILAATGAAVGLGNIWKFPYIMGENGGGAFVLVYLVCIALIGVPVMMAEVMIGKYGRLAPSKSVIKLARDSGRSSAWRVTGWGGVIAGFLILSFYVVIAGWAVAYTWYGFTGSFTGRSADEIGQLFSNLNASPYPLLGWSGVIVLGTIIVVGKGVQKGLEKAVNYMMPILFVLLTIMVLYAANTGEFGQAVRFMFEPDFSKLSWNGVLIALGHSFFTLSLASGIMIMYGAYLPEGTSLVKTSVYIALMDTLVALMAGLAIFPIVFANGLPAGAGPGLIFQSLPIAFGQMPLGWLFGGSFFLMVVVAAFTSSIALIESSVAWLVEHRGLLRWQAAAVAGFAIWLVSLLTVFSLTGAEWSVVSLWGDIKMSYFDLLDYITANIMLPLGGLIISVFSAWAVKEQISRKMLDTEPGLYLLWQTCLRYIAPVAIILVFLNLIGVLNL, encoded by the coding sequence ATGTCTGAGTATCACGGAAGGTGGTCCAACCGATTTACCTACATTCTGGCCGCCACCGGCGCCGCGGTAGGCTTGGGTAATATCTGGAAGTTTCCCTACATCATGGGCGAGAACGGCGGCGGTGCCTTCGTTCTGGTCTATCTGGTGTGCATCGCCCTTATCGGTGTTCCGGTGATGATGGCCGAGGTGATGATCGGTAAGTATGGTCGTCTGGCCCCTTCCAAGTCGGTGATCAAGCTGGCTCGGGACTCCGGCCGCTCCAGCGCCTGGCGGGTTACCGGGTGGGGTGGGGTGATCGCCGGTTTTCTGATTCTCTCCTTCTATGTGGTGATCGCCGGCTGGGCGGTGGCCTACACCTGGTACGGCTTCACCGGCAGTTTTACCGGCCGCAGTGCCGATGAGATAGGTCAGCTGTTCTCCAACCTCAATGCCAGCCCCTACCCACTGCTTGGCTGGAGTGGGGTGATCGTTCTGGGTACCATCATCGTCGTGGGCAAGGGGGTGCAGAAGGGCCTGGAAAAAGCGGTCAACTATATGATGCCCATCCTCTTCGTGCTGCTGACCATCATGGTGCTCTACGCCGCCAACACCGGTGAGTTTGGCCAGGCGGTGCGCTTCATGTTCGAGCCGGACTTTTCCAAACTGAGTTGGAACGGGGTGTTGATCGCCCTGGGCCACAGCTTCTTTACCCTGTCTCTGGCGTCGGGGATCATGATCATGTACGGCGCCTATCTTCCCGAGGGCACCTCGCTGGTGAAGACCTCGGTCTACATCGCCCTGATGGATACTCTGGTGGCATTGATGGCCGGACTGGCGATCTTCCCCATAGTGTTCGCCAACGGCTTGCCCGCCGGGGCCGGTCCGGGTTTGATTTTCCAGAGCCTGCCCATCGCCTTTGGTCAGATGCCCCTGGGGTGGTTGTTTGGCGGCAGCTTCTTCCTGATGGTGGTGGTGGCGGCCTTTACCTCCTCCATTGCCTTGATTGAGTCCAGTGTGGCCTGGCTGGTAGAGCATCGCGGTCTGTTGCGCTGGCAGGCGGCGGCGGTAGCGGGCTTCGCCATCTGGTTGGTGAGCTTGCTGACGGTGTTCTCCCTCACCGGCGCCGAGTGGAGCGTCGTCTCCCTGTGGGGCGACATCAAGATGAGCTACTTCGATCTGCTGGATTACATCACTGCCAACATCATGCTGCCTCTGGGTGGATTGATCATCTCGGTCTTCAGCGCCTGGGCGGTAAAAGAGCAGATCAGCCGCAAGATGCTGGACACCGAGCCTGGGCTCTACCTGCTGTGGCAGACCTGCCTGAGGTACATCGCCCCTGTGGCCATCATCCTGGTGTTCCTCAACCTGATTGGGGTGCTCAACCTGTAA
- the proQ gene encoding RNA chaperone ProQ produces MTTENQTKLSDIKAVIAFLCEKFPNCFSQEGDAKPLKIGLFQELAENLADDERVSKTQLRQAMRRYTNSWRYLRSIKEGVQRVDLDGTPCGEIDAQHVEHAQQALKESQERAKERKAAQKPQGDKGTPAANKRSKLKGKPSGAPRSKPEGAKRPAKPRPELKSVEADALSVDQKVKVQLGRAPANGVVVDINKDDVQVRLDSGMTIKVKASHIRI; encoded by the coding sequence ATGACTACTGAGAACCAAACCAAGCTTTCCGACATCAAGGCAGTAATCGCCTTTCTGTGTGAAAAGTTCCCTAACTGCTTCAGCCAGGAAGGCGATGCCAAGCCGCTGAAGATCGGCCTGTTTCAGGAGCTGGCGGAGAACCTGGCTGACGACGAGCGCGTGAGCAAGACTCAGCTGCGCCAGGCGATGCGTCGTTACACCAACAGCTGGCGTTACCTGCGCTCCATCAAAGAGGGCGTTCAGCGTGTCGATCTGGACGGTACCCCCTGTGGCGAGATCGACGCTCAGCACGTCGAGCACGCTCAGCAGGCCCTGAAAGAGAGCCAGGAGCGCGCCAAGGAGCGCAAGGCCGCACAAAAGCCTCAGGGTGACAAAGGAACCCCGGCGGCAAATAAACGGTCTAAGCTGAAGGGTAAACCTTCCGGCGCCCCTCGCAGCAAGCCTGAAGGAGCCAAACGTCCCGCTAAACCTCGTCCCGAACTCAAGAGTGTTGAGGCCGATGCCCTTAGCGTGGACCAGAAAGTTAAAGTTCAGCTGGGCCGAGCTCCGGCGAACGGTGTGGTGGTAGACATCAACAAAGATGACGTTCAGGTTCGCCTGGATTCCGGGATGACCATCAAGGTTAAAGCGTCCCACATCCGCATCTAA